A genomic region of Nymphaea colorata isolate Beijing-Zhang1983 chromosome 2, ASM883128v2, whole genome shotgun sequence contains the following coding sequences:
- the LOC116248383 gene encoding protein WVD2-like 7 isoform X2, translating into MSALWNSVSGVGFEDPELLVRIQRGGCASVMAVDSISFGRFASESLAWEKWSSFSHNRYMEEVEKYSVPGSVAQKKAYFEAYYKRKRSQIAAESVDTEGAQSGPDDNVENCDSECRTRGGWHIQDSENASVHKAEHAQGSLVKVDISEGGNQSVSCNELKEATVVGVDGEVANGEKGDDIAASKTSPEESENQPADMELQISGKVPLKESYDFNKDKPVADPPKKKSPNASPQRPQINGIVGRPKKTNASPARPSQSPVALSKKENDAIRNGNCFASCTPNIRNKATPRNKKIGTEVPSVRDKTTPSKRLDMSLSLSSGQACEATPPCNRSSETSDKIGKVKGGSTYSVTPDQSSLSEPSRPSAKESINTSPTSFATKMNRLESRSPLKYSCLSGIRMSCKNWSSSFRLRTEERAEKRKEFFSKLQERAKAEEAEKLENQNKKKVAPSHALRFKLGKKNEATAVEDAKSCIHSTASIRGCYAKFTRKLQ; encoded by the exons ATGAG TGCTCTTTGGAACTCTGTTTCTGGTGTGGGTTTTGAAGATCCAGAACTTCTAGTAAGAATTCAAAGA GGTGGTTGTGCTTCTGTGATGGCTGTGGATTCAATATCTTTCGGGAGATTCGCGTCGGAGTCGTTGGCTTGGGAGAAATGGTCGTCTTTCTCTCACAACAGATACATGGAGGAGGTGGAGAAGTACTCTGTTCCCGGATCTGTTGCTCAGAAGAAAGCCTATTTTGAGGCTTATTACAAGCGCAAGCGTTCTCAAATTGCCGCGGAATCGGTTGATACGGAAGGGGCGCAATCTGGTCCAGATGATAATGTTGAGAACTGCGATTCTGAATGCAGGACCCGTGGCGGTTGGCATATTCAAGACTCTGAAAATGCTTCTGTGCACAAAGCAGAGCACGCTCAGGGGTCATTGGTGAAAGTGGATATCAGTGAAGGCGGTAACCAATCTGTTTCCTGCAACGAATTGAAGGAAGCAACGGTTGTTGGGGTTGATGGAGAAGTCGCAAATGGTGAAAAGGGGGACGATATTGCAGCCTCGAAAACATCTCCTGAGGAGAGCGAGAATCAACCTGCCGATATGGAGCTTCAGATATCAGGAAAGGTTCCCCTGAAG GAGAGCTACGACTTCAATAAGGATAAACCAGTTGCAGATCCACCAAAGAAGAAGAGTCCTAATGCATCTCCTCAAAGGCCACAAATTAATGGAATTGTTGGTAGGCCAAAGAAGACAAATGCTTCTCCTGCAAGGCCTTCACAGTCACCTGTTGCATTGTCCAAGAAGGAGAACGACGCTATTCGAAATGGCAACTGCTTCGCTTCGTGCACACCTAATATCAGAAATAAAGCAACgccaagaaacaagaaaatcgGTACTGAAGTGCCATCTGTGAGAGACAAAACAACACCTTCAAAAAGATTAGACATGTCGTTAAGCTTGTCATCAGGTCAAGCTTGTGAAGCCACTCCTCCATGCAACAGAAGTTCTGAAACCTCTGATAAAATTGGCAAAGTAAAAGGCGGGAGTACTTACTCCGTGACACCTGATCAATCCAGCTTGAGTGAGCCAAGCCGTCCATCAGCCAAG GAATCTATAAACACCAGCCCAACAAGCTTTGCCACAAAAATGAATCGTTTGGAAAGCAGAAG CCCACTGAAGTACTCGTGTTTGAGTGGAATTAGAATGAGCTGCAAGAATTGGTCATCATCTTTCAGACTCAGGACCGAGGAAAGAGCAGAAAAGCGTAAAGAG tttttctcgAAGCTTCAAGAGAGAGCTAAGGCTGAGGAGGCTGAGAAACTGGAgaatcaaaataagaaaaag GTCGCACCATCTCATGCTCTAAGATTCAAGCtgggaaaaaagaatgaagctACTGCTGTTGAGGATGCAAAATCTTGCATACATTCCACAGCTTCCATCAGGGGCTGCTATGCCAAGTTCACCCGTAAGCTGCAATAA
- the LOC116247020 gene encoding LRR receptor-like serine/threonine-protein kinase EFR, with protein MTTCGFPLDLLRTQLLVLCCFTFTAAFRFQAGLSTRLQYLSNVTDQTALLSFKYSTKDPANALSDWSTSVSFCNWHGVFCSHRRQRVVALSLNGMSLQGTISPNIANLSFLHFLDLGSNSFHGSLTLELGRLSRLEFLDLSQNQLQGTIPPSLCRCRRLQQVDLEHNQLEGVLSECLGNLPDLWSLSLRANQFAGTIPLAFANLSKLERIDLSHNYLVGNIPEALGSLSQLRIMRLSYNNLTGVVPPSIFNISLLQTLALTANDLRGQLPQEGVTVPNLQMLYLSHNGFSGQMPRSLASCRNLQELSLSFNQFSGSIPSWLGGRRNLTMLYLGGNKLTGTIPPVLANLSELQYLDLSQNMLHGNIPSGIGTLSHLRWLSLELNSFTGIVPPSIFNNSALQMLALAYNEFTGYLPQEVGHTLPNLKEIYLGRNRFHGQIPASLANATGLEIIDFSSNQLSGSIPLELGSLIQLKKMGLSNNFLTSPPSTIGELSLITALTKCRSLEAFDFSDNSLNGVLPASIGNLSTNIRIISMGRNEIRGSIPSGITNLTNLNILSLELNEISGIIPSNIEKLHNLQGLVLSRNRLEGLIPSQLYQIVSLVELNVSENMLSGEISSSIANLSNLQKLDLHANNLSAEVPPTFWEMEALVSILLQDNSLTGSLPLEIGNLGAVYWMDFSGNQLYGDLPASLTKLQMLQYLNLSKNSFSGHIPQKLDGMVNLETLDLSYNSLSGEIPKSLGLLRSIKSLNLSFNQLEGEIPSDGIFANLTADSFVGNFALCGAPKFQVPVCPGKKKNHQISNVSIKTIMACTIGGFIVLVIIILLLIKSYRKKRAPQHHNSVELFSETGHPLISYREILHATKNFSHSNLIGRGSFGSVYKGILFDGRTVAVKVLNLLFEGAENSFNVECEVMRKVRHRNLLRIITSCSNAEFKALVVQYMPCGSLEHCLHTSSQNLNLLQRLNILIDIACAMEYLHHDFSEPVIHCDLKPSNVLLDDKMTAYVADFGIAKLLVGRKSYTLTETLGTTGYIAPEFGQTGKVSAKADVYSYGVLLLETFTRRRPTDPMFAEGCSLRQWVAEALPHALLEVVDGSLLKEEDGTSCNGMQELAGKWTTRNELLVSIMRVGLSCSRESPTERMDMREVVARLKKIQEELRISEMT; from the exons ATGACGACCTGCGGCTTTCCTCTTGATCTCCTGCGGACCCAACTCCTTGTACTGTGTTGTTTCACCTTCACCGCGGCCTTCAGATTCCAGGCGGGTTTATCGACTCGTCTTCAGTACCTAAGCAATGTTACAGACCAAACTGCGCTGCTCTCCTTCAAATACAGCACCAAGGACCCTGCCAACGCCCTGTCCGACTGGAGCACCAGTGTCTCCTTCTGCAATTGGCATGGAGTTTTCTGCAGCCATCGCAGACAGAGAGTTGTTGCTCTAAGCCTCAATGGTATGTCCCTGCAAGGTACGATTTCTCCAAATATCGCCAACCTCTCCTTCCTCCATTTCCTCGATCTGGGCTCCAACTCTTTCCACGGGAGTCTTACCCTCGAACTTGGTCGGCTCTCCCGCTTAGAATTCCTCGACCTGTCTCAAAACCAGTTGCAAGGGACAATCCCGCCGAGCCTCTGTCGATGTCGTCGTCTTCAACAGGTGGATTTAGAGCACAACCAGTTGGAGGGCGTCCTCTCAGAATGCTTGGGGAACTTGCCAGATCTGTGGTCTCTCTCCCTTCGTGCCAATCAGTTTGCTGGCACCATTCCACTCGCTTTTGCAAACCTTTCAAAACTTGAGCGCATTGATTTGTCTCATAACTACTTGGTAGGGAACATACCTGAAGCACTAGGCAGCCTGTCCCAATTGCGTATCATGAGACTGTCATACAACAATCTCACAGGCGTAGTGCCCCCTTCCATCTTTAACATCTCTCTTCTCCAAACCTTGGCTCTAACAGCCAATGACCTTAGAGGGCAACTTCCACAGGAGGGCGTTACTGTTCCCAATTTGCAGATGCTTTACTTAAGCCACAACGGTTTCAGTGGGCAGATGCCAAGGAGCTTGGCCAGTTGCCGGAATCTACAAGAGCTTTCCTTATCATTCAACCAATTTTCCGGCAGCATTCCTTCATGGTTGGGGGGTAGGCGTAACCTCACAATGTTATATCTTGGTGGCAACAAGCTCACTGGCACAATCCCACCTGTTTTGGCAAACCTCTCAGAACTCCAATATTTGGATCTTTCTCAGAACATGTTGCATGGGAACATTCCGAGTGGGATAGGAACCTTATCTCACTTGCGTTGGTTGAGTTTGGAATTGAACAGCTTCACAGGCATAGTGCCTCCATCCATATTTAACAATTCTGCTCTCCAAATGTTAGCCCTGGCATACAATGAATTTACAGGGTACCTTCCACAAGAAGTAGGACATACGCTTCCTAATCTCAAGGAAATTTATTTGGGTCGTAACCGTTTTCATGGGCAGATACCAGCATCGCTAGCTAATGCTACTGGTCTAGAGATCATCGACTTCAGCTCAAACCAGCTCAGTGGTTCGATACCTTTAGAGTTAGGCAGCTTGATACAACTCAAAAAAATGGGTCtttcaaataatttcttaaCCAGCCCGCCTAGTACCATTGGAGAACTTTCTCTCATTACTGCCTTGACGAAGTGTAGAAGTTTGGAAGCATTCGACTTCTCAGACAACTCTCTTAATGGTGTTCTTCCTGCATCAATCGGCAACCTGTCGACCAACATCAGGATCATTAGCATGGGGAGAAATGAGATTAGGGGCTCCATTCCTTCTGGAATTACCAACTTAACAAACCTAAATATATTGAGTTTAGAACTAAATGAAATAAGCGGCATCATACCATCGAATATTGAAAAGCTGCATAACTTGCAGGGTCTCGTTCTATCTAGGAATAGGCTAGAGGGGCTCATCCCGTCTCAACTTTACCAAATCGTTAGCCTCGTAGAACTGAATGTAAGTGAAAACATGTTGTCTGGCGAAATCTCAAGCTCAATAGCCAACCTCAGCAATCTGCAAAAGTTAGACCTTCACGCAAACAATCTATCTGCAGAAGTGCCACCAACCTTTTGGGAGATGGAAGCTTTAGTATCGATCCTTCTGCAGGACAACTCCTTGACTGGATCTCTTCCTCTTGAGATTGGAAATTTGGGTGCAGTATACTGGATGGACTTTTCAGGGAACCAGTTATATGGGGACTTGCCTGCGTCATTGACGAAGCTCCAGATGCTTCAATATCTAAATCTCTCCAAGAACTCATTTTCGGGTCATATCCCCCAAAAACTTGATGGAATGGTGAACTTGGAAACACTTGACCTTTCTTATAACTCTTTGTCTGGTGAAATTCCAAAGTCGTTGGGGCTATTGAGAAGTATCAAGAGCTTGAACCTGTCTTTTAATCAATTGGAAGGAGAAATTCCAAGTGATGGGATTTTTGCTAACCTTACTGCTGATTCGTTTGTCGGAAATtttgcactatgtggagctccgaAATTTCAAGTGCCAGTGTGTCCCGGCAAGAAGAAGAACCACCAGATATCCAATGTGAGCATTAAAACAATTATGGCTTGTACAATTGGAGGCTTCATTGTCCTTGTCATTATCATCCTGCTCCTTATTAAATCATACAGAAAAAAGCGAGCTCCACAACATCACAACTCGGTTGAACTGTTCTCCGAAACGGGGCATCCTTTGATCTCATATAGAGAGATATTACATGCTACCAAGAACTTCAgtcattcaaatttgattggaCGTGGAAGTTTCGGCTCTGTTTACAAAGGAATCCTTTTTGATGGAAGAACAGTAGCAGTGAAAGTTCTAAATTTGCTGTTTGAGGGGGCAGAAAACAGCTTCAACGTCGAGTGCGAGGTCATGAGAAAAGTCAGACATCGAAACCTTTTAAGGATTATTACTTCCTGCTCCAACGCAGAGTTCAAAGCTTTGGTTGTTCAGTATATGCCATGTGGAAGTCTAGAGCATTGCTTGCATACGAGTTCTCAGAACTTAAATCTTCTCCAAAGATTGAACATCTTGATCGACATAGCTTGTGCCATGGAATACCTTCACCATGATTTCTCTGAGCCAGTAATCCATTGCGACTTGAAGCCAAGCAACGTGCTTTTAGATGACAAAATGACAGCATACGTTGCTGATTTTGGTATCGCTAAGCTGTTAGTGGGAAGAAAGTCATACACGCTTACAGAAACTCTCGGAACAACAGGATATATAGCTCCGG AATTTGGGCAGACTGGAAAAGTATCAGCTAAGGCCGACGTCTACAGCTATGGGGTTCTTCTCCTGGAGACCTTTACAAGAAGAAGGCCTACAGACCCGATGTTTGCGGAGGGCTGTAGCTTGAGGCAGTGGGTAGCTGAAGCACTTCCTCATGCGCTTCTAGAGGTTGTAGATGGAAGCCTTCTGAAGGAGGAAGATGGTACAAGCTGCAATGGGATGCAGGAGCTTGCAGGAAAATGGACGACCAGAAATGAGCTTCTTGTGTCCATCATGCGAGTGGGCTTGTCATGTTCCAGGGAGTCTCCGACGGAGAGGATGGACATGAGAGAGGTTGTAGCTCGACTGAAGAAGATCCAAGAAGAGCTGCGCATCTCAGAAATGACTTAA
- the LOC116248383 gene encoding protein WVD2-like 7 isoform X1 → MSALWNSVSGVGFEDPELLVRIQRGGCASVMAVDSISFGRFASESLAWEKWSSFSHNRYMEEVEKYSVPGSVAQKKAYFEAYYKRKRSQIAAESVDTEGAQSGPDDNVENCDSECRTRGGWHIQDSENASVHKAEHAQGSLVKVDISEGGNQSVSCNELKEATVVGVDGEVANGEKGDDIAASKTSPEESENQPADMELQISGKVPLKHQESYDFNKDKPVADPPKKKSPNASPQRPQINGIVGRPKKTNASPARPSQSPVALSKKENDAIRNGNCFASCTPNIRNKATPRNKKIGTEVPSVRDKTTPSKRLDMSLSLSSGQACEATPPCNRSSETSDKIGKVKGGSTYSVTPDQSSLSEPSRPSAKESINTSPTSFATKMNRLESRSPLKYSCLSGIRMSCKNWSSSFRLRTEERAEKRKEFFSKLQERAKAEEAEKLENQNKKKVAPSHALRFKLGKKNEATAVEDAKSCIHSTASIRGCYAKFTRKLQ, encoded by the exons ATGAG TGCTCTTTGGAACTCTGTTTCTGGTGTGGGTTTTGAAGATCCAGAACTTCTAGTAAGAATTCAAAGA GGTGGTTGTGCTTCTGTGATGGCTGTGGATTCAATATCTTTCGGGAGATTCGCGTCGGAGTCGTTGGCTTGGGAGAAATGGTCGTCTTTCTCTCACAACAGATACATGGAGGAGGTGGAGAAGTACTCTGTTCCCGGATCTGTTGCTCAGAAGAAAGCCTATTTTGAGGCTTATTACAAGCGCAAGCGTTCTCAAATTGCCGCGGAATCGGTTGATACGGAAGGGGCGCAATCTGGTCCAGATGATAATGTTGAGAACTGCGATTCTGAATGCAGGACCCGTGGCGGTTGGCATATTCAAGACTCTGAAAATGCTTCTGTGCACAAAGCAGAGCACGCTCAGGGGTCATTGGTGAAAGTGGATATCAGTGAAGGCGGTAACCAATCTGTTTCCTGCAACGAATTGAAGGAAGCAACGGTTGTTGGGGTTGATGGAGAAGTCGCAAATGGTGAAAAGGGGGACGATATTGCAGCCTCGAAAACATCTCCTGAGGAGAGCGAGAATCAACCTGCCGATATGGAGCTTCAGATATCAGGAAAGGTTCCCCTGAAG CACCAGGAGAGCTACGACTTCAATAAGGATAAACCAGTTGCAGATCCACCAAAGAAGAAGAGTCCTAATGCATCTCCTCAAAGGCCACAAATTAATGGAATTGTTGGTAGGCCAAAGAAGACAAATGCTTCTCCTGCAAGGCCTTCACAGTCACCTGTTGCATTGTCCAAGAAGGAGAACGACGCTATTCGAAATGGCAACTGCTTCGCTTCGTGCACACCTAATATCAGAAATAAAGCAACgccaagaaacaagaaaatcgGTACTGAAGTGCCATCTGTGAGAGACAAAACAACACCTTCAAAAAGATTAGACATGTCGTTAAGCTTGTCATCAGGTCAAGCTTGTGAAGCCACTCCTCCATGCAACAGAAGTTCTGAAACCTCTGATAAAATTGGCAAAGTAAAAGGCGGGAGTACTTACTCCGTGACACCTGATCAATCCAGCTTGAGTGAGCCAAGCCGTCCATCAGCCAAG GAATCTATAAACACCAGCCCAACAAGCTTTGCCACAAAAATGAATCGTTTGGAAAGCAGAAG CCCACTGAAGTACTCGTGTTTGAGTGGAATTAGAATGAGCTGCAAGAATTGGTCATCATCTTTCAGACTCAGGACCGAGGAAAGAGCAGAAAAGCGTAAAGAG tttttctcgAAGCTTCAAGAGAGAGCTAAGGCTGAGGAGGCTGAGAAACTGGAgaatcaaaataagaaaaag GTCGCACCATCTCATGCTCTAAGATTCAAGCtgggaaaaaagaatgaagctACTGCTGTTGAGGATGCAAAATCTTGCATACATTCCACAGCTTCCATCAGGGGCTGCTATGCCAAGTTCACCCGTAAGCTGCAATAA
- the LOC116248383 gene encoding protein WVD2-like 7 isoform X3, with protein sequence MLVEQGGCASVMAVDSISFGRFASESLAWEKWSSFSHNRYMEEVEKYSVPGSVAQKKAYFEAYYKRKRSQIAAESVDTEGAQSGPDDNVENCDSECRTRGGWHIQDSENASVHKAEHAQGSLVKVDISEGGNQSVSCNELKEATVVGVDGEVANGEKGDDIAASKTSPEESENQPADMELQISGKVPLKHQESYDFNKDKPVADPPKKKSPNASPQRPQINGIVGRPKKTNASPARPSQSPVALSKKENDAIRNGNCFASCTPNIRNKATPRNKKIGTEVPSVRDKTTPSKRLDMSLSLSSGQACEATPPCNRSSETSDKIGKVKGGSTYSVTPDQSSLSEPSRPSAKESINTSPTSFATKMNRLESRSPLKYSCLSGIRMSCKNWSSSFRLRTEERAEKRKEFFSKLQERAKAEEAEKLENQNKKKVAPSHALRFKLGKKNEATAVEDAKSCIHSTASIRGCYAKFTRKLQ encoded by the exons ATGCTTGTTGAACAGGGTGGTTGTGCTTCTGTGATGGCTGTGGATTCAATATCTTTCGGGAGATTCGCGTCGGAGTCGTTGGCTTGGGAGAAATGGTCGTCTTTCTCTCACAACAGATACATGGAGGAGGTGGAGAAGTACTCTGTTCCCGGATCTGTTGCTCAGAAGAAAGCCTATTTTGAGGCTTATTACAAGCGCAAGCGTTCTCAAATTGCCGCGGAATCGGTTGATACGGAAGGGGCGCAATCTGGTCCAGATGATAATGTTGAGAACTGCGATTCTGAATGCAGGACCCGTGGCGGTTGGCATATTCAAGACTCTGAAAATGCTTCTGTGCACAAAGCAGAGCACGCTCAGGGGTCATTGGTGAAAGTGGATATCAGTGAAGGCGGTAACCAATCTGTTTCCTGCAACGAATTGAAGGAAGCAACGGTTGTTGGGGTTGATGGAGAAGTCGCAAATGGTGAAAAGGGGGACGATATTGCAGCCTCGAAAACATCTCCTGAGGAGAGCGAGAATCAACCTGCCGATATGGAGCTTCAGATATCAGGAAAGGTTCCCCTGAAG CACCAGGAGAGCTACGACTTCAATAAGGATAAACCAGTTGCAGATCCACCAAAGAAGAAGAGTCCTAATGCATCTCCTCAAAGGCCACAAATTAATGGAATTGTTGGTAGGCCAAAGAAGACAAATGCTTCTCCTGCAAGGCCTTCACAGTCACCTGTTGCATTGTCCAAGAAGGAGAACGACGCTATTCGAAATGGCAACTGCTTCGCTTCGTGCACACCTAATATCAGAAATAAAGCAACgccaagaaacaagaaaatcgGTACTGAAGTGCCATCTGTGAGAGACAAAACAACACCTTCAAAAAGATTAGACATGTCGTTAAGCTTGTCATCAGGTCAAGCTTGTGAAGCCACTCCTCCATGCAACAGAAGTTCTGAAACCTCTGATAAAATTGGCAAAGTAAAAGGCGGGAGTACTTACTCCGTGACACCTGATCAATCCAGCTTGAGTGAGCCAAGCCGTCCATCAGCCAAG GAATCTATAAACACCAGCCCAACAAGCTTTGCCACAAAAATGAATCGTTTGGAAAGCAGAAG CCCACTGAAGTACTCGTGTTTGAGTGGAATTAGAATGAGCTGCAAGAATTGGTCATCATCTTTCAGACTCAGGACCGAGGAAAGAGCAGAAAAGCGTAAAGAG tttttctcgAAGCTTCAAGAGAGAGCTAAGGCTGAGGAGGCTGAGAAACTGGAgaatcaaaataagaaaaag GTCGCACCATCTCATGCTCTAAGATTCAAGCtgggaaaaaagaatgaagctACTGCTGTTGAGGATGCAAAATCTTGCATACATTCCACAGCTTCCATCAGGGGCTGCTATGCCAAGTTCACCCGTAAGCTGCAATAA
- the LOC116248383 gene encoding protein WVD2-like 7 isoform X4: MDEGGCASVMAVDSISFGRFASESLAWEKWSSFSHNRYMEEVEKYSVPGSVAQKKAYFEAYYKRKRSQIAAESVDTEGAQSGPDDNVENCDSECRTRGGWHIQDSENASVHKAEHAQGSLVKVDISEGGNQSVSCNELKEATVVGVDGEVANGEKGDDIAASKTSPEESENQPADMELQISGKVPLKHQESYDFNKDKPVADPPKKKSPNASPQRPQINGIVGRPKKTNASPARPSQSPVALSKKENDAIRNGNCFASCTPNIRNKATPRNKKIGTEVPSVRDKTTPSKRLDMSLSLSSGQACEATPPCNRSSETSDKIGKVKGGSTYSVTPDQSSLSEPSRPSAKESINTSPTSFATKMNRLESRSPLKYSCLSGIRMSCKNWSSSFRLRTEERAEKRKEFFSKLQERAKAEEAEKLENQNKKKVAPSHALRFKLGKKNEATAVEDAKSCIHSTASIRGCYAKFTRKLQ, translated from the exons ATGGATGAG GGTGGTTGTGCTTCTGTGATGGCTGTGGATTCAATATCTTTCGGGAGATTCGCGTCGGAGTCGTTGGCTTGGGAGAAATGGTCGTCTTTCTCTCACAACAGATACATGGAGGAGGTGGAGAAGTACTCTGTTCCCGGATCTGTTGCTCAGAAGAAAGCCTATTTTGAGGCTTATTACAAGCGCAAGCGTTCTCAAATTGCCGCGGAATCGGTTGATACGGAAGGGGCGCAATCTGGTCCAGATGATAATGTTGAGAACTGCGATTCTGAATGCAGGACCCGTGGCGGTTGGCATATTCAAGACTCTGAAAATGCTTCTGTGCACAAAGCAGAGCACGCTCAGGGGTCATTGGTGAAAGTGGATATCAGTGAAGGCGGTAACCAATCTGTTTCCTGCAACGAATTGAAGGAAGCAACGGTTGTTGGGGTTGATGGAGAAGTCGCAAATGGTGAAAAGGGGGACGATATTGCAGCCTCGAAAACATCTCCTGAGGAGAGCGAGAATCAACCTGCCGATATGGAGCTTCAGATATCAGGAAAGGTTCCCCTGAAG CACCAGGAGAGCTACGACTTCAATAAGGATAAACCAGTTGCAGATCCACCAAAGAAGAAGAGTCCTAATGCATCTCCTCAAAGGCCACAAATTAATGGAATTGTTGGTAGGCCAAAGAAGACAAATGCTTCTCCTGCAAGGCCTTCACAGTCACCTGTTGCATTGTCCAAGAAGGAGAACGACGCTATTCGAAATGGCAACTGCTTCGCTTCGTGCACACCTAATATCAGAAATAAAGCAACgccaagaaacaagaaaatcgGTACTGAAGTGCCATCTGTGAGAGACAAAACAACACCTTCAAAAAGATTAGACATGTCGTTAAGCTTGTCATCAGGTCAAGCTTGTGAAGCCACTCCTCCATGCAACAGAAGTTCTGAAACCTCTGATAAAATTGGCAAAGTAAAAGGCGGGAGTACTTACTCCGTGACACCTGATCAATCCAGCTTGAGTGAGCCAAGCCGTCCATCAGCCAAG GAATCTATAAACACCAGCCCAACAAGCTTTGCCACAAAAATGAATCGTTTGGAAAGCAGAAG CCCACTGAAGTACTCGTGTTTGAGTGGAATTAGAATGAGCTGCAAGAATTGGTCATCATCTTTCAGACTCAGGACCGAGGAAAGAGCAGAAAAGCGTAAAGAG tttttctcgAAGCTTCAAGAGAGAGCTAAGGCTGAGGAGGCTGAGAAACTGGAgaatcaaaataagaaaaag GTCGCACCATCTCATGCTCTAAGATTCAAGCtgggaaaaaagaatgaagctACTGCTGTTGAGGATGCAAAATCTTGCATACATTCCACAGCTTCCATCAGGGGCTGCTATGCCAAGTTCACCCGTAAGCTGCAATAA